A single window of Doryrhamphus excisus isolate RoL2022-K1 chromosome 5, RoL_Dexc_1.0, whole genome shotgun sequence DNA harbors:
- the ncbp2 gene encoding nuclear cap-binding protein subunit 2, with the protein MSVKLNALNSDSYIDFSNYRDQHFKGKCHEQEKLLESSHTLYVGNLSFYTTEEQVHELFSKSGDVKRIIIGLDKVKKTACGFCFVEYYTRADAEHAMRFINGTRLDDRMIRTDWDTGFKEGRQYGRGKSGGQVRDEYRQDYDPARGGYGKLAQQHRV; encoded by the exons ATGTCTGTGAAATTGAATGCCCTAAATAGCGATTCTTACATTGATTTCAGTAATTACAGAGACCAACATTTTAAG GGTAAGTGCCACGAACAGGAGAAGCTACTGGAGTCGAGTCACACTTTGTATGTTGGGAACCTTTCCTTTTACACCACAGAGGAGCAG GTACATGAGCTCTTTTCTAAAAGTGGAGACGTGAAGCGCATCATCATCGGTCTGGATAAAGTCAAGAAGACGGCCTGCGGGTTCTGCTTTGTTGA ATACTATACAAGGGCAGATGCAGAACATGCGATGCGCTTCATTAATGGCACAAGGCTTGATGACCGTATGATTAGGACTGACTGGGACACCGGCTTTAAGGAAGGACGACAGTATGGTCGTGGCAAGTCTGGAGGACAG GTGAGAGATGAGTACAGGCAGGACTATGACCCAGCCAGAGGTGGCTATGGGAAGTTGGCTCAGCAGCACAGAGTTTAA
- the ncbp2as2 gene encoding protein NCBP2AS2 codes for MLSRMLLSLLNNLHVVEKLAESRPIRRAAQITAYAITKAQIAGKDASQRVLRSQTLRQVREEAGKVPGDVEDVGRRLRKVRETFVKEVKIGWKDGTRQIKK; via the coding sequence ATGCTATCTCGAATGCTACTGTCGCTGCTCAACAACCTCCACGTTGTTGAGAAGCTTGCGGAATCTCGCCCGATCCGCAGAGCAGCACAAATTACAGCATACGCCATCACAAAGGCTCAGATAGCCGGCAAGGACGCATCGCAGCGAGTCCTGCGGTCCCAGACGCTGCGACAAGTCCGGGAAGAGGCTGGGAAGGTGCCCGGGGACGTGGAGGACGTCGGCAGGCGACTCAGGAAGGTCCGAGAGACATTTGTGAAGGAAGTGAAGATTGGCTGGAAAGATGGAACCCGTCAGATTAAGAAATGA
- the fkbp2 gene encoding peptidyl-prolyl cis-trans isomerase FKBP2, producing MRMFLLLAVTALSLSPMLVCGSEKKKLQIGVKKRVDNCPIKSKKGDVLNMHYTGKLEDGTEFDSSIPRDRPFTFTLGTGQVIKGWDQGLLGMCEGEKRKLVIPAELGYGDRGAPPKIPGGATLIFEVELLSIERRSEL from the coding sequence ATGCGGATGTTTCTGTTGTTAGCGGTAACAGCACTGTCTCTCAGCCCCATGCTGGTCTGCGGGTCGGAGAAGAAAAAGCTGCAGATCGGCGTCAAAAAGCGAGTGGACAACTGCCCCATTAAGTCCAAGAAGGGAGACGTGCTGAACATGCACTACACGGGCAAACTGGAAGACGGCACCGAGTTTGACAGCAGTATTCCCCGGGACAGACCCTTCACCTTCACACTGGGCACCGGTCAGGTGATTAAAGGTTGGGACCAGGGCCTGCTCGGCATGTGCGAGGGAGAAAAGAGGAAACTCGTCATTCCCGCGGAGCTCGGCTATGGCGACCGGGGAGCTCCACCGAAAATACCCGGAGGAGCGACACTCATCTTCGAGGTAGAACTACTCAGCATCGAGAGGAGATCCGAACTTTGA